A portion of the Drosophila innubila isolate TH190305 chromosome 3L unlocalized genomic scaffold, UK_Dinn_1.0 0_D_3L, whole genome shotgun sequence genome contains these proteins:
- the LOC117787955 gene encoding protein max, translating to MSMSDDDRDIDIESDDDADSDNGLGSSRHTSTANFTQAEKRAHHNALERRRRDHIKESFTNLREAVPTLKGEKASRAQILKKTTECIQTLRRKISENQKDIEDIKKQNSILDEQIRRLEGNTSNGSDFLSGDELSSDVEDALEQSDFSRRSKKMKTFHT from the exons ATGAGTATGAGCGATGACGACAGGGATATCGATATAGAGAGTGAC GATGACGCGGACTCTGATAATGGTCTTGGCTCCTCTCGGCACACAAGCACAGCAAACTTTACGCAG GCCGAAAAACGAGCGCATCACAATGCTTTAGAGCGACGTCGACGAGATCACATCAAGGAGAGTTTCACCAATCTGCGCGAAGCGGTGCCCACGTTAAAGGGTGAAAAG GCCAGTCGCGCTCAGATCCTTAAGAAGACCACCGAATGCATACAAACGTTACGCCGTAAGATAAGTGAGAATCAAAAGGATATCGAGGACATTAAGAAACAGAACAGTATCTTAGATGAACAGA TACGTCGGTTAGAAGGCAACACATCGAATGGATCGGATTTCCTAAGTGGTGACGAACTAAGCAGCGACGTTGAGGATGCTCTGGAACAGTCGGACTTCAGCAGGCGCAGTAAAAAGATGAAAACATTTCATACATAG
- the LOC117787956 gene encoding BET1 homolog, producing MRRNNYPYQPLNQQPPPSGHDALEAENERAAEELQQKIGALKSLTIDIGNEVRYQDKLLRGIDDDMDRTGGFLGNTMTRVVRLAKQGGGSKQMCYMFLFVLFVFVILWLTLKFK from the coding sequence ATGCGGCGTAATAACTATCCCTACCAACCGCTGAACCAGCAACCACCGCCCAGTGGACACGATGCTCTGGAGGCGGAAAACGAACGAGCTGCGGAGGAGCTGCAACAGAAGATTGGCGCCCTTAAATCGCTGACCATCGATATTGGCAATGAGGTGCGATACCAGGACAAACTGTTGCGCGGCATTGATGACGACATGGACAGGACTGGGGGATTCCTGGGCAACACAATGACGAGAGTTGTGCGTCTGGCCAAACAAGGCGGCGGCTCCAAACAAATGTGTTACATGTTCCTCTTTGtgctctttgtttttgttattctctGGTTGACGCTAAAGTTCAAATAG